DNA sequence from the Canis aureus isolate CA01 chromosome 12, VMU_Caureus_v.1.0, whole genome shotgun sequence genome:
CCTGCCCCTCTCGTCACCTGCAGCCCCAAGGTGAGTACCCCCCTGCCACGTCTCTCCATGCCCAGGAGCCCTCACCTCCtcaacagccccccccccccagcctgacTCAACCATACACAACCCTCAGCTCCAGACACTCTCGCTGTCTCGCCCTCCTTCCTGGGGGAAAGGAACTCAGGAGTTCGGCTTTCGAAAGCCATAGCGCCCGCAGCCCACGCTTCCCGGCACACGGGGCCGCTCTGGGGCTCGGTCAACTTTCTGTCTCCGGGACTCAGACCCAAACAGCCGTGTTGACATCAAAGCCAGAAGGCGACGGCTCCAGGGCCTTGGGGCAGCTGGTGGCGGGGCCTTCCCCGCGTCTGGGCCCTGCGGTGCCCGGGAAGGGGAGCCGTCCGGGGCCCTTGGGATGGCTCCGCTTCTTGGCCTTGTGCGAGCGGGCGGCCCTGGGCTCGGAGGCCGCGGGGGCTGCCCAGCCCGGCTTCTCCTTCAGCAGCCTGTCCCGGTCCGGCCGCACGCTGCGCAGGAACTTCCTAAAGATGTTCGCCGTGAGAGAGAACCTGCGGCCCAGCTCCCGGGGCTGGCTCCTCTCCCCTCGGGGCTCCCCCATCTCCCCCTTCTCCGCCCCCTTCTCCAGCTCCGGCAGGTCCAGCCAGTTGCCCACCAGGTCCGCAAAGACGTTGTCCCCCAGCACCAGCGGCTGTCGGTTCCGGCCCCGGGACATCAACGTGGAGGTCCAGTCTTCGGGTTCCAGTGGCTCTGGCCCCGGCTGCGTGCGGCCCTGGTGCCCTGCAGGCTGTGCCCCGGGGAGGGGCCGcaccccgcacccgcacccgcacccgcacgcGCTGCCGGCGGCCCGAAGCTCGGTGCCCAGAGGAAGGCACCTGGAGGCGCACTGCGCTGCGGCGGCCC
Encoded proteins:
- the INKA2 gene encoding PAK4-inhibitor INKA2 isoform X1, coding for MDCYLRRLKQELDFSILEEIEWGHFIPPTASDLTWTVFSLLEGSLQASDSLPVGEMKPLAISLPLSPCGVSMKEVGDDLQDQMNCMMGALQELKLLQVQAALEQLDISAGSTAPGGPGSPGAQPEPAGWAAAAQCASRCLPLGTELRAAGSACGCGCGCGVRPLPGAQPAGHQGRTQPGPEPLEPEDWTSTLMSRGRNRQPLVLGDNVFADLVGNWLDLPELEKGAEKGEMGEPRGERSQPRELGRRFSLTANIFRKFLRSVRPDRDRLLKEKPGWAAPAASEPRAARSHKAKKRSHPKGPGRLPFPGTAGPRRGEGPATSCPKALEPSPSGFDVNTAVWV
- the INKA2 gene encoding PAK4-inhibitor INKA2 isoform X2 gives rise to the protein MDCYLRRLKQELVSMKEVGDDLQDQMNCMMGALQELKLLQVQAALEQLDISAGSTAPGGPGSPGAQPEPAGWAAAAQCASRCLPLGTELRAAGSACGCGCGCGVRPLPGAQPAGHQGRTQPGPEPLEPEDWTSTLMSRGRNRQPLVLGDNVFADLVGNWLDLPELEKGAEKGEMGEPRGERSQPRELGRRFSLTANIFRKFLRSVRPDRDRLLKEKPGWAAPAASEPRAARSHKAKKRSHPKGPGRLPFPGTAGPRRGEGPATSCPKALEPSPSGFDVNTAVWV